A window of Mucilaginibacter paludis DSM 18603 contains these coding sequences:
- a CDS encoding DUF4397 domain-containing protein yields the protein MKKALLSGLIILLAACVVILPGCKKDKNSLTTFVPADNTKKDTLRLFNLLPDLAADYSKNIGYLVYLNDSLVYYGGTDTYQGFTYGVAPAVLIPAGGGTFSLKVTKYEFADQYNKKPQPPGKNPDAAAVVLQKTITVPAHSGYSNMVFYDDNGKPSAQFIPLTASDPGAPAPGKFKVRVVNYGYPMTQIYGTPHPDNSAGQKYALQMQYADSTVVTGNANLAFGSVGQYSEIPYGTHKFLIYNNTTKKYINNSGPLDDVLNTFNLSPLTDYQTSNYLFPCLGPGDQVGLADHSTMHRGNIGSYPFAAGGCYTILVIGDGYAVTLDRRYGAGQLDNFGQVQVVNANPNQPDMAVKVAYDGGQKDVPSLHFGDYTTPQIVPAGNVTLTFTSAGKTLYTYNGQVSRLANISFYYYSELNGLPALLPVSNTISSNDFVKGDPSYGIPAKLQLANVGEFNLSPDAGKIFFTLQSVNSGGQEVNMGYYAVNDQEVPYKFLGSNSRMSYDTFIPPTKFNARLSAARKDSLATKLVGSLSPPFKTLPAPGTYTLVAAGLLNTNDPAKKIRLIMVKHSNFISKATN from the coding sequence ATGAAAAAAGCACTCTTATCAGGCTTAATTATTTTGCTTGCTGCATGCGTGGTTATTTTACCGGGCTGCAAAAAAGACAAAAACAGCCTTACTACATTTGTCCCGGCGGATAATACCAAAAAGGATACGCTTCGCTTGTTTAATCTTTTACCGGACCTTGCCGCCGATTACAGTAAAAATATTGGTTACCTGGTTTATTTGAACGATTCACTTGTTTATTATGGCGGAACAGACACCTACCAGGGCTTTACCTATGGCGTTGCTCCGGCAGTATTGATACCTGCCGGCGGTGGCACTTTTTCTTTGAAAGTTACCAAGTATGAGTTTGCCGATCAATATAATAAAAAGCCTCAACCACCCGGAAAAAATCCGGACGCTGCCGCCGTGGTTTTACAGAAAACCATTACCGTTCCTGCACATAGCGGTTACAGCAACATGGTGTTTTATGACGATAACGGTAAGCCGAGTGCACAGTTTATACCTTTAACCGCTTCCGATCCGGGCGCCCCGGCCCCTGGTAAATTCAAGGTGAGGGTTGTAAATTATGGTTACCCGATGACACAAATTTACGGCACACCGCACCCCGACAATTCGGCGGGGCAAAAGTACGCGCTGCAAATGCAATATGCCGACAGCACTGTGGTAACAGGTAACGCTAATCTGGCATTTGGCAGCGTTGGACAGTATAGCGAAATACCTTACGGCACCCACAAATTTTTGATTTATAACAATACCACAAAAAAATACATTAATAATTCGGGCCCGTTGGATGACGTATTAAATACTTTTAATTTATCGCCTTTAACTGATTATCAAACCAGTAACTACCTTTTCCCTTGCCTGGGTCCGGGCGATCAGGTAGGGCTTGCAGATCACTCGACGATGCACCGGGGCAATATCGGCAGCTATCCTTTCGCCGCCGGTGGTTGTTACACTATTTTAGTTATTGGCGACGGTTACGCTGTTACATTAGATCGAAGGTACGGTGCCGGCCAGCTTGATAATTTTGGCCAGGTGCAGGTAGTGAACGCCAATCCAAACCAGCCCGATATGGCTGTAAAGGTTGCTTACGATGGCGGCCAGAAGGATGTTCCCTCGCTTCATTTTGGCGATTATACAACCCCGCAAATTGTTCCGGCAGGCAACGTAACCTTAACCTTTACCAGCGCCGGAAAAACCCTTTACACTTACAACGGTCAGGTATCAAGACTTGCAAATATTAGTTTTTACTACTACTCGGAATTAAATGGCCTGCCTGCCTTGTTGCCTGTAAGCAACACCATATCTTCAAACGATTTTGTAAAGGGCGACCCCAGTTATGGCATCCCTGCCAAGCTGCAACTTGCAAATGTAGGCGAGTTCAACCTATCGCCTGATGCGGGGAAAATATTTTTTACGCTGCAAAGTGTTAACTCCGGCGGCCAGGAAGTAAACATGGGTTATTACGCTGTTAATGATCAGGAGGTGCCTTACAAGTTTTTAGGCAGCAATTCAAGAATGAGTTACGATACGTTTATCCCCCCAACTAAGTTTAACGCGCGTTTAAGCGCTGCCCGTAAGGATAGTTTAGCCACAAAGCTGGTTGGTTCTCTTTCTCCGCCGTTTAAAACGCTGCCGGCCCCGGGTACCTATACTCTTGTTGCTGCGGGCTTATTAAATACCAATGATCCGGCTAAAAAAATAAGATTAATAATGGTTAAGCACTCCAATTTTATTTCAAAAGCAACCAACTAA
- a CDS encoding helix-turn-helix transcriptional regulator: MEKMQRPIALKFKSQHKIIQKISQDFLKKVRYRVGHGERELIEIKEGTIYSQRHSHYLFYIEIIEFRLTEELDMSYLVHNPALFLFFMLHGNVSFSLADGNAIADADKGVCYPTYNKPGEFFANFPKGLHYLFYISTRPGWLKNHLDDYPYLREFMNGFEHNTDLYSHLPQYPIVEPMRKFLRELYKIDLASPRNLEIGITNNCMGLFEEYHRMLESGKSLKSESPREIIITIREHIDKNFTDPDIGNLTMLAERFPLSDRSIRRLFPIVTQYSIHDYVEILRVNYGHELLRKTRLLVKEIAFKTGFKHSHYFTMVYKKHFTISPKEARKGRL, translated from the coding sequence ATGGAAAAAATGCAAAGACCTATAGCACTAAAATTCAAATCACAGCATAAAATAATCCAAAAAATCAGCCAGGATTTTCTTAAGAAAGTTCGGTATAGAGTTGGTCATGGTGAAAGAGAATTGATCGAAATTAAAGAGGGAACAATTTATTCTCAAAGACATAGCCATTATCTTTTTTATATAGAAATTATTGAATTTCGGCTAACAGAGGAACTTGATATGAGTTATCTCGTTCACAATCCGGCATTATTCCTATTCTTTATGTTACACGGGAATGTTAGCTTTTCGTTAGCTGACGGCAATGCCATCGCAGATGCTGATAAGGGCGTATGCTATCCCACATACAATAAGCCAGGCGAATTTTTTGCCAATTTCCCCAAAGGACTACACTATCTGTTTTATATATCTACAAGACCCGGCTGGCTCAAAAATCACCTGGACGATTATCCATATCTCCGTGAATTCATGAACGGATTTGAACATAATACAGATCTGTACAGCCATTTGCCGCAATATCCTATTGTTGAGCCCATGCGAAAATTTTTACGCGAGTTATATAAAATAGATCTTGCCAGCCCACGTAATCTTGAAATTGGTATTACTAACAATTGTATGGGGCTTTTTGAGGAATACCATCGAATGCTCGAGTCAGGTAAAAGCTTGAAAAGTGAAAGTCCCAGAGAAATCATTATCACGATCAGGGAACATATTGATAAAAACTTTACCGATCCGGATATTGGGAATTTAACTATGCTTGCAGAACGTTTTCCCCTATCCGACCGAAGCATCAGACGGCTGTTTCCCATTGTAACGCAATATTCGATACATGACTATGTCGAGATTTTACGGGTGAATTACGGGCACGAATTATTGCGGAAAACAAGGCTACTTGTAAAAGAAATCGCATTCAAAACAGGCTTTAAACATTCTCATTATTTTACAATGGTGTACAAAAAACATTTTACAATTTCTCCTAAAGAGGCCCGTAAAGGCAGACTTTAA
- a CDS encoding TonB-dependent receptor domain-containing protein, which translates to MFFYPKIKFSVLLIKRGLLVIVFAALSIIANAQNTIKTGITGIVTDDKGLLPGVAITVLETKQVVISGNNGDYFVAIKPGEYTVEFRFIGLKSVSRRLIVGPQQLTRLNVSMVSDSRMLGTVSVSATRKATTQKALLEQRRQSTNIQDAIGAVQMDKSASITTAQALQRVTGVTVKDGKYITVRGLSDRNIVVQLNGSRLAGADASRSSVAVDLIPAQLLENITVEKSITPDKPGDANGAVVEIQTKTIPDNEFLFLSAQTGLNGNIGLYGSANSFEGANMGFFGQNVKKLELTNDYKDLIADYTARGFSPGRGTIGTGLTQAIQASAVDQAHYNEALRINRVMDDGFSPFLTTRSRVYSPDQIYGLSYGNKYMMKGGKVLGLVLGVNYYNRSLSNPNGVNNLYTVKEPVISGSGTPNINYPNELRMLPLYNLNENTGNQQLNYGGLATLSFRFNKFNEVSFTYNGNFGTETNASLEDGISNAGLKVVDPSVLPFFPDHQHIYDFVLRSTQRSLNSFQLRGVHKFIPIKKVRPWQLTYSLSRSIASQKDPDYRDTKMRVDSLGRVPNPNYGANVGDNTTSLLIPSEYERSYFASSDRYYRDLGEHNSNYKADLIVPFKIGRDTVSIFKAGAYYYGRNRTYSESLFTRTDNSATALNAYGGYSQVPNNLTTLGGNLNAWSGANLVGVIGSANIQQGQPLVAGYLYTPQAGITRIAGSNKLFINSYHATQDVVAFYSMVDLNLTNNWRLIGGVRIENTSFQSTPDTVNTNFSTISGIKDKEYFDRNYKTDYLTHNWLPSGSIVYKGIKNFNFRAAFSKTLIRPELNEIVLSAQRDPIQQLTIYGNKDLRNGVFSNYDFRTDWFIGDEELLSASVFYKTVKDQIERVYTNGTIDQYGFVNSFVTFRNNPTQGKVYGIELEVRKNLKQLFDIGKYIYVGANVMLARSRTTIDSTEYYVISLLDRNATKTRPLVDQPNYAYNINIDFDYPKWGTQLNLLYNKTGKRLSDINSDGSPNIYEYPAATFDVVWSQKITRKLEFKAFVKNALNSATNFYYANAGNSNTFGVDNRVYLRRSYNYGSVYTLGFKYTF; encoded by the coding sequence ATGTTTTTTTACCCTAAAATAAAATTTTCTGTATTGCTGATTAAGCGGGGATTGCTGGTAATTGTTTTTGCCGCCCTTTCTATTATTGCGAACGCTCAAAATACTATAAAAACCGGTATCACAGGTATAGTTACTGATGACAAAGGCTTGCTTCCGGGCGTGGCTATAACCGTACTGGAAACCAAGCAGGTAGTAATCAGCGGCAATAACGGCGATTATTTCGTTGCTATAAAACCAGGCGAATATACTGTTGAGTTTAGGTTTATAGGTTTAAAAAGTGTTAGCCGACGCCTAATTGTGGGTCCGCAGCAACTTACACGGCTGAATGTAAGTATGGTGTCCGATTCGCGGATGTTAGGTACCGTTAGTGTATCTGCTACAAGGAAAGCTACCACGCAAAAAGCTTTGTTAGAGCAACGTCGTCAATCCACCAACATTCAGGACGCTATCGGCGCGGTTCAGATGGATAAGTCGGCAAGTATAACAACCGCTCAGGCATTACAGCGTGTAACCGGCGTAACTGTTAAAGATGGTAAATATATAACGGTAAGGGGGCTTAGCGACAGGAACATCGTAGTGCAGTTAAACGGATCGAGGCTTGCGGGTGCTGATGCCAGTCGCAGTTCTGTTGCAGTGGATCTGATACCTGCACAATTACTCGAAAATATAACTGTGGAGAAATCTATAACGCCTGATAAACCCGGTGATGCAAATGGCGCTGTAGTTGAAATTCAAACAAAAACAATCCCCGATAACGAGTTCCTGTTTCTGTCTGCTCAAACCGGTCTTAACGGAAATATTGGTTTGTATGGATCTGCTAACTCTTTTGAGGGCGCTAACATGGGCTTTTTCGGTCAAAACGTAAAAAAATTAGAGCTAACTAACGACTATAAAGATCTTATAGCCGATTATACCGCGAGAGGGTTTTCGCCCGGACGCGGCACAATTGGTACCGGTCTTACTCAAGCTATCCAGGCCAGCGCGGTAGACCAGGCACATTATAACGAGGCTTTAAGAATTAACAGGGTAATGGATGACGGCTTTAGTCCCTTTTTAACCACGCGCAGCCGGGTTTACTCGCCCGACCAGATCTACGGATTATCTTACGGAAATAAATATATGATGAAGGGGGGTAAGGTTTTGGGCCTTGTTTTAGGCGTAAATTACTATAACCGGTCGCTATCCAACCCCAACGGAGTTAATAACTTATACACGGTAAAAGAGCCTGTTATTTCTGGTAGCGGCACGCCCAATATTAATTACCCCAATGAGTTGCGTATGCTGCCGCTTTACAATTTGAATGAGAACACAGGCAACCAGCAACTCAACTATGGAGGTTTAGCCACCCTATCTTTCCGGTTTAACAAGTTTAACGAGGTGAGCTTTACTTACAATGGCAACTTTGGAACTGAAACTAACGCGTCGCTGGAGGACGGAATCTCAAACGCAGGTTTAAAGGTGGTTGATCCCTCTGTACTACCCTTTTTTCCGGATCATCAGCACATCTATGATTTTGTTTTGCGCAGTACGCAGCGGTCGCTTAATTCGTTCCAGTTGCGAGGCGTACACAAATTTATACCCATTAAGAAAGTACGTCCATGGCAGCTAACCTATAGTCTAAGCCGTTCAATCGCAAGTCAAAAAGATCCAGATTACCGTGATACTAAAATGCGGGTAGATTCGCTGGGAAGGGTTCCCAACCCTAATTATGGTGCCAACGTTGGCGATAATACCACGTCCTTGCTTATTCCATCTGAGTATGAACGATCATATTTTGCCTCCTCAGATCGTTACTATCGCGACCTTGGCGAGCATAATTCAAATTATAAGGCAGATTTAATTGTGCCATTTAAAATAGGCAGGGATACGGTATCTATATTTAAGGCCGGCGCATATTACTATGGCCGGAACCGAACCTACTCCGAATCGCTTTTCACACGTACAGATAATAGTGCGACAGCATTAAACGCATATGGAGGCTATTCGCAGGTGCCGAATAACCTAACCACACTCGGAGGAAACTTAAATGCCTGGAGCGGTGCCAACCTGGTTGGGGTAATAGGCAGTGCCAACATTCAGCAGGGACAGCCGCTTGTTGCCGGATATTTATATACTCCGCAAGCGGGCATTACACGTATCGCGGGATCAAACAAGCTATTTATAAACAGTTACCACGCCACACAGGACGTGGTGGCATTTTATAGTATGGTTGATTTGAACCTTACAAATAACTGGAGATTGATTGGTGGTGTAAGGATAGAAAATACGAGCTTTCAATCTACCCCCGATACGGTAAACACCAATTTCTCTACAATATCCGGTATCAAGGACAAGGAGTATTTTGATCGTAATTATAAAACCGATTATCTAACACATAATTGGCTGCCTTCGGGCTCTATTGTGTACAAAGGGATTAAGAATTTTAATTTCAGGGCAGCGTTTAGTAAAACGCTTATCAGGCCGGAATTAAACGAAATTGTGCTCTCAGCACAGCGCGATCCCATCCAGCAGCTTACCATTTACGGTAACAAAGATCTTCGTAACGGCGTATTCTCCAACTACGATTTCCGTACAGATTGGTTTATTGGCGATGAGGAGCTGTTATCCGCCTCTGTATTTTACAAAACGGTTAAAGATCAGATAGAACGTGTATATACCAACGGTACTATAGATCAGTACGGCTTTGTAAACAGCTTTGTTACCTTTCGTAATAATCCCACACAAGGCAAGGTTTACGGTATAGAACTGGAGGTGCGAAAGAACCTTAAACAACTTTTTGATATAGGCAAATATATCTACGTAGGGGCCAATGTAATGCTGGCCCGCAGCCGGACAACTATCGATTCTACCGAATACTACGTGATCAGCCTGCTGGATCGTAATGCCACCAAGACACGTCCGCTGGTTGATCAGCCAAACTATGCTTATAACATCAATATCGATTTTGATTATCCTAAATGGGGTACGCAGCTAAACCTGCTTTATAACAAAACAGGTAAACGGCTTTCTGATATCAACTCAGATGGATCACCCAATATTTACGAATATCCGGCAGCAACTTTTGACGTGGTATGGTCGCAAAAAATTACCCGGAAACTGGAATTCAAGGCATTCGTTAAGAATGCCCTAAACAGCGCAACCAATTTTTATTATGCCAATGCGGGTAACAGCAACACGTTTGGCGTTGATAACCGGGTTTATCTCCGTCGGTCCTACAACTATGGTTCGGTTTACACATTAGGGTTTAAATACACATTTTAA
- a CDS encoding lanthionine synthetase LanC family protein: MKEQYANTPVQTEIAPVACGDFNGNYAAVLTKYGLEHQTFGNYLEVGRKSGIQGWVLYISIIRQEMTSFMEQFLNSYLPLHFSFTIPANRTIHTMILDGSFGRDAIGKVITIYPENKEAAQSLAAELIKLTKDFAGPDIPAAIHLGGHVYTSFIHELSTEKKAKWPFDPIKEKKITKPGRWIGKYLIVSQLKGDAKGNVYKCLNLNNWKNIHWCVIKQGAAHQCADDFGRSIKDRLEWQYELLRDLEGEISVSKPIDYFEHKNDAYLAIEYVEGTHLYDKINQLHQGAMWIAMPVEAKRELIKMLVAVVEIVDQFHSQDLVHRDLNPGNFLVRADGSIVAIDIELTYDYCSNVPKPAYTLGTPGYISPEQMQFKTPDLEDDYYGLGALMLKAFTGISPSKFTGNDEEVVFNAMKFFTGNNAIASLISRCLAHDPESRPEIKSIQHSLSVYDALLLTNLKIEYPEPEIKVHGDENTEIKELVQKGLNALANPIMMDQSGYWISKGSEMGDAIANEFRNYESVRGFANGTEGILYMLANAKNDGFDLEELNIPIHRNLERLDANTAQIKGDDSGLFYGSSGNSVALCALINAGLLEKNIHYHHQIYQGVTKPSNGVNLATGSSGRGLAMISCASHNQQQLYEQELHSIVSDLLKQQQFDGSWIIKKHPSDKKGVKILGFSYGIAGIVYFLLNYYSKYDDLNVKEPIYKALSWLLKQRILSNGHLLWPLNSKNRGIDPWFEYGFTGVALTFIKAYEVFKENTFKEAAIDALSSHPKFISSNYITVNNGLAGLGHVYIEAYKVFKNEDWRDRARYIVYYLMYCRKTEADGIAYWQEGNFTQPSAGYMNGNVGIINFLMHYLYPEKNEIII, encoded by the coding sequence ATGAAAGAGCAATACGCCAATACACCAGTTCAAACTGAAATTGCACCTGTGGCATGTGGTGATTTTAACGGGAATTATGCTGCCGTTTTGACAAAGTATGGATTGGAACATCAGACTTTCGGTAATTATTTAGAAGTTGGCCGTAAAAGCGGGATTCAGGGATGGGTATTGTATATTTCTATTATCCGGCAAGAGATGACTTCATTCATGGAGCAATTTTTAAATAGTTATCTCCCTTTACATTTTTCATTTACCATCCCGGCTAACAGAACTATACATACCATGATTTTGGATGGGAGCTTTGGCCGTGATGCAATCGGGAAAGTAATAACCATTTATCCTGAAAACAAAGAAGCAGCACAAAGCCTTGCCGCTGAATTGATTAAACTGACAAAAGATTTCGCCGGGCCGGATATACCCGCCGCAATTCACCTCGGCGGCCATGTATATACCAGTTTTATTCATGAGTTATCAACGGAAAAGAAGGCTAAGTGGCCATTCGATCCTATAAAAGAAAAAAAAATCACGAAACCTGGTCGTTGGATCGGCAAATATTTAATCGTTTCTCAATTAAAAGGCGATGCAAAAGGTAACGTATACAAATGCCTGAATCTTAATAACTGGAAAAACATTCACTGGTGCGTGATTAAACAAGGGGCAGCGCACCAATGTGCTGACGATTTCGGAAGATCTATCAAAGACAGGCTGGAATGGCAATACGAATTACTAAGGGATTTGGAAGGGGAAATTTCGGTTTCTAAACCAATAGATTATTTCGAACATAAAAATGATGCCTACTTAGCTATAGAATACGTTGAAGGCACACACTTATATGATAAAATCAACCAGTTGCACCAGGGGGCAATGTGGATAGCGATGCCGGTTGAAGCTAAACGGGAACTCATTAAAATGCTGGTAGCTGTTGTTGAAATAGTGGATCAATTTCACAGCCAGGACCTGGTTCACCGCGACCTTAATCCCGGAAACTTTTTAGTCCGTGCGGACGGCTCAATTGTAGCTATCGATATTGAACTGACTTACGATTACTGTTCCAATGTTCCGAAGCCGGCCTATACCTTAGGGACGCCCGGCTATATTTCGCCTGAGCAAATGCAGTTTAAGACACCCGACCTTGAAGATGATTATTACGGGCTGGGGGCTTTAATGCTAAAAGCTTTTACGGGCATATCTCCATCAAAATTTACAGGCAATGATGAGGAAGTCGTTTTCAATGCGATGAAATTCTTTACGGGTAACAATGCGATTGCATCGCTGATCAGCAGGTGCCTGGCTCATGATCCAGAATCAAGACCCGAAATCAAGTCCATACAACATTCGCTGTCCGTCTATGATGCGTTACTATTAACCAACCTAAAAATCGAATATCCGGAACCTGAAATTAAAGTTCACGGGGATGAGAATACGGAAATAAAAGAACTCGTTCAAAAAGGATTAAATGCCCTGGCAAATCCTATCATGATGGATCAGTCTGGCTATTGGATTAGTAAAGGCAGTGAAATGGGCGATGCCATAGCCAATGAATTTCGCAACTATGAATCAGTCCGGGGCTTTGCTAACGGCACTGAAGGTATCCTGTACATGCTTGCTAATGCTAAAAACGATGGATTTGATCTTGAGGAATTGAATATTCCTATCCATAGAAATTTAGAACGTTTGGACGCAAACACTGCTCAAATTAAAGGTGACGACTCCGGCTTGTTTTACGGAAGTTCAGGCAATTCGGTGGCCTTATGCGCCTTGATCAATGCAGGTCTTTTGGAGAAAAACATCCACTATCATCATCAAATTTATCAAGGCGTTACTAAACCATCCAACGGTGTTAACCTGGCCACCGGGAGTTCGGGACGTGGACTGGCAATGATATCCTGTGCGTCTCATAACCAACAACAGTTATATGAGCAGGAGTTACATTCAATAGTTTCAGATTTACTGAAACAACAGCAATTCGATGGATCATGGATAATTAAAAAACATCCATCCGACAAAAAAGGAGTCAAGATATTAGGCTTTTCGTATGGAATAGCAGGTATTGTTTATTTCTTACTGAACTATTATTCAAAATATGATGATTTAAACGTTAAAGAGCCCATATATAAAGCATTATCCTGGCTTTTAAAACAACGAATTTTATCAAACGGTCATTTGTTATGGCCGCTAAATTCAAAAAATCGAGGAATAGACCCCTGGTTTGAATATGGCTTTACCGGGGTCGCCTTAACCTTTATAAAGGCTTATGAAGTATTTAAAGAAAATACATTTAAAGAAGCCGCTATCGATGCCCTGTCAAGCCACCCTAAATTTATATCCAGCAATTACATAACTGTGAATAATGGGCTGGCGGGCTTGGGACACGTTTATATTGAAGCTTATAAAGTATTTAAAAATGAAGATTGGAGAGATCGTGCCAGGTACATCGTGTATTATTTAATGTACTGCCGCAAGACCGAGGCAGATGGAATTGCTTATTGGCAGGAAGGGAACTTTACCCAGCCCTCTGCCGGTTACATGAACGGGAATGTAGGCATTATAAACTTTCTCATGCACTACTTATATCCTGAAAAAAATGAAATTATAATTTAA
- a CDS encoding sigma-70 family RNA polymerase sigma factor has product MEDQQLLQLIGQGDNDAFSKIYKKYWKKLYVMAYNRLKDKKQSKDLVQDLFVTLWERRERLEIESLDSYLYSSVRYGVLKQVASHKITVDFFDALENLPLQASSADTNIVSKELWAAYNDMVGTMPAQRQKIFRMRFEDNMKTKAIAEELNITQKTVQNQLITSSQQIRSLLTIWMIFACLLFGRI; this is encoded by the coding sequence ATGGAAGATCAACAATTGCTCCAACTTATTGGCCAGGGTGATAACGATGCGTTTTCCAAAATATATAAAAAATATTGGAAGAAGCTTTATGTTATGGCTTATAATCGCCTAAAGGATAAAAAGCAAAGTAAAGATCTTGTACAGGATTTGTTTGTTACCTTATGGGAAAGACGGGAAAGGTTGGAGATTGAAAGCCTTGACAGCTATTTATATTCAAGTGTACGCTATGGTGTATTAAAACAAGTAGCGAGCCATAAGATCACAGTTGATTTCTTTGATGCTTTAGAAAACCTTCCCTTACAGGCATCATCCGCAGACACAAATATTGTTAGTAAGGAGTTGTGGGCGGCATACAATGATATGGTTGGCACAATGCCTGCGCAACGACAAAAAATATTCCGCATGCGCTTTGAAGATAATATGAAGACCAAGGCGATAGCGGAAGAACTCAATATTACCCAAAAAACTGTACAGAATCAGTTAATAACATCTTCGCAACAAATACGGTCATTATTGACTATTTGGATGATTTTCGCCTGCCTTCTCTTTGGCCGAATTTAA
- a CDS encoding IPT/TIG domain-containing protein has translation MDRNFYKQFRKAGTLFIAAGFLMFSSCKKDSETANTGLKYGITGIEPLTAGSGDTVKVYGVGFKASADGNQVKINGVDAKVVAATSEVLNVVVPTAPKTGKVTVQTDSQSSTFDQEFNLTTVLSGNQAASINLSPEKLYLLRGAVHMAKGTVLTIQAGTIILAEKATYASLTIDDGATIVVNGTADKPVVFSSNQPIGLRSPGDWTGIILKASTSTDANDVINYVRIEYAGYHLSNAAGAALLINRGTVGGKIANVQASYSGGDGFRCNAGTGTTGYFKYLFAFGCAGNDFDFAGGSRVIAQFLVGLKDPLYADQFGADGLLVQSSQPVTITNLTLMGPNGLARNAVINPPNYNYYRNYDDILNPRAGRGVHIGGINYTTGQPQSGTLQLFNSVIAASWLAGISLDGQQVWSRYGNGADGSVIKYSSFTYTLATVDNTLNHDVPPLRGYIFSGENLRNATSGFESSANTAQAANFNASNDSLKLQLTTPFLAATNPNATYDELGIANMALYSKISSPLMIPATASLLLSGAIFTDSQLSDSFIDKTQKFRGAFGAVDWTRSWCNFVPQQTPYK, from the coding sequence ATGGATAGAAACTTTTACAAGCAATTTAGAAAAGCAGGAACCTTATTTATTGCAGCCGGTTTTTTGATGTTTAGTTCATGCAAAAAGGATAGTGAGACCGCTAATACCGGACTTAAATACGGCATAACGGGCATCGAGCCTTTGACAGCAGGTAGCGGCGATACCGTAAAAGTTTACGGTGTAGGTTTTAAGGCGAGTGCCGATGGCAACCAAGTTAAAATAAATGGCGTAGATGCAAAGGTTGTTGCTGCTACCTCTGAAGTGTTAAACGTAGTTGTTCCAACTGCGCCTAAAACCGGTAAGGTAACGGTACAAACAGATAGTCAATCAAGCACCTTTGATCAGGAATTTAACTTGACAACAGTGCTCTCTGGCAATCAAGCCGCCAGTATTAATCTCTCGCCAGAAAAGTTGTATTTGCTCAGAGGTGCGGTTCACATGGCAAAGGGAACTGTTTTAACGATACAAGCCGGCACTATTATTCTTGCAGAAAAAGCAACATATGCGTCGCTTACAATTGATGATGGCGCGACAATCGTTGTGAATGGTACTGCGGATAAGCCAGTTGTTTTTTCTTCAAACCAACCCATTGGTCTGCGCAGTCCAGGCGACTGGACTGGTATAATCCTTAAGGCCTCTACTTCGACAGATGCCAATGACGTTATAAACTATGTTAGAATTGAATATGCAGGGTACCATTTGTCAAACGCCGCTGGAGCAGCGCTCCTGATAAACAGAGGTACTGTAGGTGGCAAAATAGCCAATGTGCAAGCGTCCTATAGCGGGGGCGATGGCTTTCGTTGTAATGCAGGTACTGGAACGACTGGATACTTTAAATATTTATTTGCATTTGGCTGTGCCGGCAACGACTTTGATTTTGCCGGGGGTAGCCGGGTTATTGCCCAGTTTTTAGTTGGCTTAAAAGACCCTTTGTATGCCGATCAGTTTGGGGCCGATGGTTTGCTGGTACAATCATCTCAACCCGTTACTATAACTAATTTAACCCTAATGGGGCCTAATGGACTGGCTCGTAATGCCGTTATCAACCCACCCAATTATAACTACTACAGAAATTACGATGATATACTAAATCCGCGTGCGGGGCGGGGTGTACACATTGGCGGTATAAATTATACTACCGGACAGCCTCAATCCGGCACCTTGCAATTGTTTAACTCTGTCATCGCCGCCTCGTGGCTTGCCGGTATTTCGCTTGATGGGCAGCAGGTATGGTCCAGGTATGGTAATGGTGCCGATGGTTCGGTTATTAAATATTCTTCTTTCACTTATACACTTGCAACTGTTGATAACACCCTCAACCACGATGTACCCCCTCTCCGCGGTTACATTTTTTCGGGAGAGAACCTCCGAAATGCCACAAGCGGGTTTGAATCATCAGCAAACACTGCACAGGCGGCAAATTTTAATGCCAGTAATGATTCGTTAAAATTGCAGCTTACCACGCCTTTCCTCGCAGCCACTAATCCCAATGCAACTTACGATGAGTTGGGTATTGCAAATATGGCGCTATACAGTAAAATATCAAGCCCTTTAATGATTCCTGCCACCGCCTCATTATTATTATCGGGAGCAATATTCACTGATAGTCAATTATCTGACAGTTTTATTGATAAGACACAAAAATTCAGGGGGGCATTTGGAGCCGTGGATTGGACACGGTCGTGGTGCAACTTCGTGCCTCAGCAAACGCCTTACAAATAA